The DNA window CTTGGTAAATATCGAGGAAATATGTTCGTTGATAAAATCTGTCTgcaatttaccaacaaaaatattccCCTAATATTTCCGTTGATTTTCTGTTAGTGTAATATCTTGGCTGAAATTtagataataaatttaaaataatctgaaatcTCAAACagttgaaatttattaaaagataccAAATATACTATCAGATCAAAATAAAAcgaaattgaaaactataattttaattaaggaTTTGCCGTATTATAAATCACTTAACGCCAACCTGTACAAGATTAACTCTAAGAGGATTGATTGCTCGTGTGTTTACCAAGTTAAGTACTGTATAACTTAAGCGAATCAACCTTTCCGTTTCGAGCATAAATTTAAGAGTTCATAAATTGACTGTAACAATTTATAGAACATGAGAAAAGTCCAGTTTCCCAACTTTTTTCACATCACGCTTGTGCTTAACACCTCTCTAACTCAAAGCCAGGCAGGCATTATATTACCTCTCAGATTTTTCATTGCTCATTAAAGAAGTAACTAATATTATGTAAGTGCAGTGTTTTAAAAATGGAATTAATTAAACCTGTGGGCATTCATCTCTTACTAAGAACCCAGTGGATTTATTCTGGCTTATTTTATAGAAAGTGAAAGGGAAATTGAGTCATTTTCGACAGAGAGAGATGGTTGGCGTCTTTTGCCGTCTACGCAGCTTAAACCACGCAGTTGCAGATTTAGACGCAGACCCATTGACACGTTTCGACTTGAAAAACCTtctattccttttctttactttatatTTGGAAATTGCAAGCTAGCCAGATTATTTCATATATAGCTAAGAACCAAAGTTAAGTATATACAAAGTTATACATCACTTTTTTATCAACTGAtcggagagaaaagaaagaaacctttagagagaagaagagaaggagctGACATGATTATCAGTCTTGCTAGCTAggcaagaagagaaaaaaaaaacaaaaggaaaaaaaaacaaaaaaaagggcagTTGAGAAAGAGATATTTATTACTATAGAGCTTGGCTCATCGCATGTTTGCTTCACGCAAGCAGCTAAATTGGAAGGGAAAGGTTTGCTTTATCGCGTGGCTTTAAAGACTTCACTAGCGTTTTAAATcccaccattaaaaaaaaaaaaaacaacaaactcTAACCCCAAATACCCCATAAACCAACACCACCACccaccaaaccaaaccaaaccctaGACCACCACCACATACACATACCCTCGATCCATCTCTCTTCTCCTCCTTCAAATACAAACCCTGGCTAATTATGTGACAAACTgctttatttactttcttttgttcttaaagaaagagaaaggaaatgaGTACTACAACAACAAACCCTATAAATAGCGGTGTTGGTGGTGGGAGCAGTGGTGGTGGAGGTGCAGGTGGAAgtagtggtggtggaggtgggcCATGTGGTGCTTGTAAATTCTTGAGGAGGAAGTGTGTGCCAGGCTGTATATTTGCACCTTATTTTGACTCGGAGCAAGGTGCGGCACATTTTGCAGCGGTGCATAAGGTTTTTGGTGCGAGTAATGTGTCAAAGCTTTTATTACACATACCTGCCCACAAAAGACCTGATGCTGTGGTCACAATTTGCTATGAGGCTCAAGCTCGTTTAAGAGATCCAGTTTATGGATGTGTTGCTCACATCTTTGCTCTTCAACAACAggtaaattatatttctttttagttacTTATTGTCATCCATTTCTGAACTTAAGAAACAGAAGGACAAGATAACATTTGTtgttctgttttctttcttagTTGAAGCTATTAAACACACCACTTACGCTATTTGCACGACACTTTAAATGATGTGTTGGGGATTATTCAGGGTGCGAAAAAGAGCTAGCCTCATcatgtttggtttggtttggttttttttttttcctgttgtttTTGCTTGCTTATGCTGGTATATAGTCTATTCTTGAAATTCCTTTTCTGAAGCTCCCCTTTGTCAATGAGATTAGCTGTTTTAAACAGTTAATAGTACTGCTTTGACTTTCCTAGTTTTCTTCATTGAAATTAATTCCATGGGGGGTGGTTTTAGTTTTTGTCAAACTATATATGCAAGTTAATCCAAAAACCCTTTGCAAGGTAGCCGTGACCCTATATGGGAAGGCAAGTGTCCAACTGTTCCAAGTCAGTGAGAAGGCAGATTTTATCGGCTCTCCTTTGTAGCTAGGGAGAAAGCAAGTATTGggttcttaattttgttttctgtgCTGCTGCTCCGCGGCCTAGGGGATAGTTTTGTGCTTTTTACTGAAAACTAGAACGCATTCTTGACGCGGCCTAGGGGATAGTTTTGTGCTTTTTACTGAAAACTAGAACGCATTCTTGATAGGCAAATCACAAGCCACAGGCGGTTACCAGCTATAATGGCATAGTCTAGAGTGCGTGCCATTTTTCCTTTCGAATAGTGGATTTTGCAGTTATTAAGGAAATGGTCGGTTTTCCTTGTTTTTGGAAGCAACCTTTTGGGCCAGGGCAAGCAGTCGAGCGCAAATAGTTGGATTTCCTAATCAAAGAAGGGTCATATAGGGGTGCTGTTGTCAAATCATGGAGGGTTTAAAGTAGTTGAAgcactaaaatattattttccttcCATGAAATCATGAAACACATTGcgatttttctcctttcttgtGTTTCATAAATCACCACTTGAATAAAGATCCTTCTCTCTTAGTTTAAATATATGAACGAAATGAGACACCCTTTTCTACGTTCATGTGTTTGTCGATATTTTGATACTCAAGTACTCCTTTATGGATTTAATTATGCCGTACGTGTATTTTATGAAGATCAAATGGATTTAGTTGGGCAGCATCGCTATTGCTATTTGATTTGTcatattgtaattttatcaaaaaagatCAATCTGATCTCTTAATTATATCATGACAAATGATTGAAATGCATGAGcagttattttgtttcaatgctATAcagtatatttatatatgtgtgtgtttaaAATTTTGGATACATCAAACATGCAATTTCGACAACCAGCCACTCCTTCTCGCGTTTCAGCAATTAATGCCGAAGAATTCTGCTCTTAATCACTATGCTTCTCTTCCTTTGTCAAAGAAATCTTTATTTTGCTCGCAGCACCATGTTGCAATGCACGTATTTCAAGCATCCGTCTAGCATAAACAAAGACAAGATGCTTCAAACTAATTGTGTCAAATGTTTATATCTTTTCAAGTCGTCGTCGTtgtcattaattaatcaatttaagcAGTTCtatacattttttcttttttttaaaaaaaaaaagcagaagaaAGTTagccccatatatatatatatatatatatatatatatatatataacgtcATTATAACTTGATTGACATAAACTGTCTTCTTTCCATGTCTTGGAAGTTTGTTTTAACTTGCCTGCAATAACTTTCGGTACGTAGAAAACACTCAAACCTGTGTTCAATTATGGACACTAACTACAATAATGACGGTTTCAAAATGTTGTGAGCTTCTGGACAGTTGTATATATGTGGAGATGACACCATTATTCAACTCTGATTATTCTTAGAAACTTCATATCAGTGTATTATTGTGCAGGAAcgaaaacaatttataaagcTAGATGTACATATGTAATTTTCCTCCCAAAGCGTGGAGTATTGATAAAGATCAAGCGCTAACAAATTGATAGTTTTGTTCTCTTTTGGCAAATCAATTCTTTGATTAACAGGTGGTAAATTTACAAGCAGAACTCTCATACTTACAAGCCCATCTAGCAGCAATGGAAGTTCCATCgccacctcctccaccaccgCCAGCACTAGTGACGTCGCCTCCATTCTCAATAGCTGACCTCCCATCAGCCTCTTCTATCCCCGGCGCCGCGTATGATTTATCATCTCTTTTTGATCCAATGGTGCAACCATCATGGTCCATGCAGCCAAGACAGCTGGACCCCCATCAGTTTGGAGGCAGCAGTGGCACGTCAGAAACTAGTGGTGGTGATCTACAAGCATTGGCTCGTGAGCTCCTCCATAGACGAGGATCTCTACCGCCAGGGTCCGTGCCCTGTAGTGACGCATTAGCATCATCATCTATCTCTAAATGACCGACATTATATTAACAAAGTACTTTTACTAATGGGATGCGAACCAGGGGGTTTAATTTCCCTGCTATTTCGCTGGCCATGCATGATTTGGTAGTTTGATAATTGATCgatatttctttttgttcttcctTCTAGCAGTGAAATTCTTTAGATTGGGAggtatgaattaaaaattaaacaatgtcTTACAATTCTTATTCTACTTGCAGTTGCTATCTTAGGTAGAGTTCCAagcaatttgaaaaattaatacaatcaatttaatgtcaTTGATAGCTGAATTTCACTGCAAAACTATATGATGTATATATACAGGGAATTCTTCGAtgcttaattaataaaaatgaaaacaaatacatGGGTCACAAAGGACGACAATATTATATATGTAGTGAACGAATTAAAGTAGTAAAGACAGAGAAATAAATGTAATTAAGGAGAACGCTTTTTTTAAGATGGTCTGTGTGTTTCTTTCTCGATCTTCTCTTACCAGATGTCGCGTTAGGGTATTTATACTTGGAGGAATTGCACTAGTTTGCATGGGAGCGCGCAGAGGCGTAGATGACATTACACCATCCATCCTAGCATAGGAGTAATTGTGGGAATGTGATGATACTTATACCATCTACGTGATCACCACTACCAAGCTTAATTAACATGGTGAAGTGATGGTGCAGAGGTAAGCTGCATCCTTTGGAATCAGGctatataatatcaaaacaatttaaaaatataaaacattaaaatttttaaaaagtgaattgttataattattccTGCTGAGAACTCCAAGAGATAAGCATGTT is part of the Populus trichocarpa isolate Nisqually-1 chromosome 2, P.trichocarpa_v4.1, whole genome shotgun sequence genome and encodes:
- the LOC7461722 gene encoding LOB domain-containing protein 30, yielding MSTTTTNPINSGVGGGSSGGGGAGGSSGGGGGPCGACKFLRRKCVPGCIFAPYFDSEQGAAHFAAVHKVFGASNVSKLLLHIPAHKRPDAVVTICYEAQARLRDPVYGCVAHIFALQQQVVNLQAELSYLQAHLAAMEVPSPPPPPPPALVTSPPFSIADLPSASSIPGAAYDLSSLFDPMVQPSWSMQPRQLDPHQFGGSSGTSETSGGDLQALARELLHRRGSLPPGSVPCSDALASSSISK